Genomic DNA from Leishmania mexicana MHOM/GT/2001/U1103 complete genome, chromosome 15:
AgcgctctcccctctcccctcccccgtcttcCGCTTCTCCTGTGCGCTTGTGGCTGTTTTCCGTTGGGGTCGTTTGTTGcttgttttgtgtgtgtgtgtgcggtaTTCGTAAAGTCCGGGGCTGTGCGGCGTAGGAactgggaggaggagggggagcagaGGGGGACGGGTGTGGATAGGGGCATCACCCAACCCTgtcgcgcagccgcttctgACTTTCTTTTATGGGGCGACTGCTTGTGGTTCTCGCCctccactccctcccccccccttgtATCCGCgctgatggtgatggtgatggtgatgctTTATTTCGTATCCAGCGTTCTCGTTTCTTCCTCTGGCCGTTGCATGGAATACTCCGTTGCGGTAGGCCGTCGTCTATAAGCTAGCTGGAACGGGAAATGGGAAACAGCCCATCAGGAGGGAGTGCGGGACGGACGCAATGAGAACcaaccagcaccaccgccctccTTGCCCTCTCTCGGCCCCCAACTTGCCTGCATGTGCATCGACACCAAAGTTTCCGGTGGCTGTAAAAGAAAACGGCGGGGGGAATGCGGTGGCGAGCGGGCAGGCAAAACTCGGGTCAACTTTGAACTCCTCCGCCTTGAGTAACACTGTCTTCTCTGACATACACGCACCCGCCCATGCACACCTCTAGCAGAAGCCTGCGTGGGCGTTGTATGActttctctcttcgcctCTTCCGTCCACCGTCTTGCTCTCTGGTACTTCCTCCTCGTTTTTCCCACACACGTGACCCCACTCACAAACCTattgcagcaccgccgctgtgtCGTCCTCCCCGCCCTTCGACAGCCCCGCTCGTCAGGCCGCAACCCCCATATAAAGCTGGAGTAACCTGCCCAAGAAAAGCCCTCAAGCATGCGCCGTCTGTCTAGCCAGCTTatgtgcaccgctgccgcggcccgCTTCGCGTCCGCCGGCGGCGCGAAGAAGTACGACCTGTTCGGCTACGAGGTGGACACGAACACGGCGCCGTGGATCGAGAAGGTGAGGAACTGCCGCTACTACGACGAGGCTGGCGAGGTGCTGGTGAACATGAACGTGAAGAACTGCCCGCCGGATCTGGAGACGTACAACGCGACGCTGCAGAGGATCTACGAAGCGCCGAGCAAGCAGGAGAAGCCGGTGGAGAACGAGAGCAAGTTCTGCGCGATGATGGACCTgatggaggagatgcagcaCCGCAACAAGGTGAAGCCGAACGAGGAGTCGTGGACGTGGGTGCTGAAGGAGTGCGTGCAGAGCGGGCAGTTCCGCCTCGGCTACTGCGTTGCGAAGCTGATGGAGGCTGAGTTCAAGTGCGTGCCGGCGGACCTTGTGCAGCAGAACGAGGCAAACGCTTCGAAGGCGATGGCGGACGGCAAGGAGCACCCGAgcacgctggcgcagcagcagagcctGCTCGACATCAAGATCCAGTAACATGTAGTGACTTTGGACGGATGACGGTGAATTGGTGAGCAGCAGGTGAGGGATGGTTAGTGCCATGGGGGTACAGAAGTGCGCTGATGCTCGGGgttgtgcgtgggtgcgggtgcgcatATGTGGGTATCGTCTGCATCCCTCTgcctccgtctccctctgtcacgcacacacgtccaCCCACTGCCCTCTCCATACTGCCTAGGTGTGGAGCCCTTTATGCCGTGAACCTGGTAAATGATGACAGCcctcacctccaccccccGCGTTGCGTGTTCATACATATCCATCACCTCCTAACCTCGTCTCGCCGCGCCGTTGAGTTGTGTGTAACGTGGGAGACGAAGCAGTGGCGAGGCAGAAGTGACGGGGTGCTTGGGAGGCggggagcgagggagagtgcgcgcacgcgcgcgtgtgaaCACTACAAACCGCTTGTCTCTCCGTCTGCGTGGATGACGTGCGTGCAGGAAGTGGACGTGACCTTTGTTTTGCGCGTAGGAAGGCACGTGTGATCTCGCATcgatgatgacgacgacgccgggCGCACCGAAGTGgaagggaaaagggaaggagggTATGGCAACGTAGGGATGGCAGGTGATGAGAGCAGCGAATGGAGCGGGTGGGGGACGGTGACGTCTCTGTCTGAACATTCGTGTGGAAAGCGTAACGGGGACGAGTAACAGGGCCAACGGCTCCGAGGGGCGTGTCTCTGCGACTCTCTCACCACTtacgcccctcccctttcccccctccgcccccccccactcgcacacacgcacactctcGCTCACCTCAAGGCtcttgcacacacacccacaccacaggcacacgcatcCATGCAAAGCATGAGCGCTTGCaccggcgcgtgtgtgtgcgtgtgtgtgcccatCACGCCTCCACTCTCTCTTCGTTTCTTTTAGTccccttttgttttgttctGTAGGGATAATGAAGGGAGTGTTAGTTACCCGAGCACGTAGCGACAGGGACGGCAGCCACGTCCATGCAGTCGAAGCGACGCGCGCTCGACAGGGaagggaaaggaaaggggggaggagggggagtgcAGGCGCAGGAAGGGCGAAAGTCGGCGTCCATATGTTCGGCCCTTCCTACCTCGCACCGTTCtcccgtcccctccccctccctcctccgctctgCTCTGTGTGTCGAAGGTGGTGTCAAGATGCCTTCACGAgtctcttcctcgtcttgCCCACCACCGCTACGCTGAGCACCGAAATGTCgaagatgaggaggaggagggaggcgacTTCTCAACACTTTATCGGCCCTAGGGTGTGCTCCCTCTGTCTTGCAcactcttcctctcccaatgtgtatgtgtgtatgtgtgtgccggAGTGTCATCGCGCGTCTTacacttctctctccctctctctccctctcacgtcccccccccctctacccctcccccactcgaCGCACACTGCGCGCCGTTCCTGCACGTAGTCCCGCACAAGGACTTCGCAACAACACCCTCGTCACCGATAAAGCCGCCCTTCGACAGCCCCGCTCGTCAGGCCGCAACCCCCATATAAAGCTGGAGTAACCTGCCCAAGAAAAGCCCTCAAGCATGCGCCGTCTGTCTAGCCAGCTTatgtgcaccgctgccgcggcccgCTTCGCGTCCGCCGGCGGCGCGAAGAAGTACGACCTGTTCGGCTACGAGGTGGACACGAACACGGCGCCGTGGATCGAGAAGGTGAGGAACTGCCGCTACTACGACGAGGCTGGCGAGGTGCTGGTGAACATGAACGTGAAGAACTGCCCGCCGGATCTGGAGACGTACAACGCGACGCTGCAGAGGATCTACGAAGCGCCGAGCAAGCAGGAGAAGCCGGTGGAGAACGAGAGCAAGTTCTGCGCGATGATGGACCTgatggaggagatgcagcaCCGCAACAAGGTGAAGCCGAACGAGGAGTCGTGGACGTGGGTGCTGAAGGAGTGCGTGCAGAGCGGGCAGTTCCGCCTCGGCTACTGCGTTGCGAAGCTGATGGAGGCTGAGTTCAAGTGCGTGCCGGCGGACCTTGTGCAGCAGAACGAGGCAAACGCTTCGAAGGCGATGGCGGACGGCAAGGAGCACCCGAgcacgctggcgcagcagcagagcctGCTCGACATCAAGATCCAGTAAGACGCTGCATACGCCGCGTGCCACTTGTACTTtcttccccccaccaccaccaccaccatccacTTTGATGGCAGCTCGTGGACGGTTCGGTGCGGAGGATGCATCACAGCCGAGCCTGGGCGACGCGTATCTTGATCGTATCGTTAAGGAAATGGGTGAGAGGAGACGCAACTGCGGCGTGTGCTGGTGAGCGatgagggggaagggaggcatgcgtgggtgtgtgcgcagcAGTGGAACACTGCGCATGCCGTTGACGGCAACGTTAAGTATGCatgagaaagggggagggtggtgcgAGGAAAGCAGAGGGGGTGCACACGAGCGTGCGGTGGTGTGCGTCTGGATGGGTGCATCGGCCCTCTCCGCAGGTGGCAGGAAGCGCAACTTGGCGGATCAAGGCAGGGAAGGGAAAAACGTTGTCTGGAAAGGGCGTCTCGAGCGGCTTTCCTCTTTGTCGTGTTACGAGCTCCACAGCCCGCGCCTTccaccccccaccaccaccaccgcaaccAACACGCTCTCCTTCCTTGCCACCGTCGCGAAGACATCAACGCGCTTCTCTCCGATGCGTGTTTGGTGAGGCGTactccgcccccccccctcctccttccctttcctctgtCTTGCTCTTCACCGCGTGCCTCCCTCACGTTGCgggctcttctctctccccctccttggCTCGCTCGCTCACATCGCATGGTGGCAAGAGAAGTGGAGACGGGGTGCGACGGCCGGCCGCAGAAAGCGGTAGTCTTGTatcgccccctcctcctcctcctcctcctctcccctccctgtcgccgcttctcctctgcaCGTCCTCGTGTAGCAGCGTGACCGAGGGATACATCACGTAATGTAGGAAAggtgtgcacacgcacacacacacacacatcacgTCCGCGCGCCGAATCGCGCTTTGTGCAGTTCTCCGACcgccactccctctctcttcagTGCGCATGAGAGCGCAGGTCTGTATTCGTTGTGGCAACGACGCTCAGCGTGTTCACGCTCAGGGAATGAGGAGGGCGGCAGAAGCTGGAGATacggtgatgatgatgcatgcatgcgtgtcgGCCACCACGCGTGCTCTCTCGAGCTGATAACCGATTCTTTTCTCTTATCCCTTTTCCATTCTGTTGACGTGTGTGATGTGGTgtgatgcgtgcgtgtgtgcgcgcttaGCAGTAGAGACGTAGCGAACAAAATCCGAACGGCGAAGGCAACCGTACCGgatctccctccccctccaggTACTGctcagaggaggaggtggtggtgatagTGGCAGTGCATACACGCCCGTGCATGCTCACATAGTGAGCTGCATTACACGGAAATGACGCCTTTGAACGTCTGCGTGTgacgtgcgtgggcgtgtcaGCGCATCATGCCATCGGGCCCGTGCGAGTAGTTCGCATGCAGGCCATGTCACTGACTGCCGTCAACACGACCTCTATCCCTCTTGACACCCAACATGTTATAACGCGCACTCCTGACACCCTCACGGTGACTTTCCTTCTCTGAATCCCTTCTTGATGATGCTGCGTGGCTGAGGACGAGTGTGGTGTGCATTGGACGTACTCAGCGGCTGCACATATTGATAGGACTGTGACGCTGCGCCTTCTGCTCCGCGGACCCTCACCCCACACCTCCCACACcccgcacacaggcagagacaggcagctgcacacgctTGCTCCAGCACGTCGGCTGCACTCCTCAAGCCTGGGCCAGGGGTGCTGCCTAACTCCATCGgcgcctcccctcttcctttgTGAGGCGACGCCTTACCCGACGCCTTTtctccgtcctcctcctcctcccaatCCGCTGTCGTTCATTGCCGAGAGGAACAAGCGCGAAAACTGAGAGAAAggccaagcagcagcgccgaggcaagatgccgccgcgtgcagcgacgcgcacggtgcgcctccgccagtCACCGCGGACTGCGGCAAACACAGAGCGCTTGAAGCTGCTCACGTACCCCATGGCACTCGCCCAGCGAGGTGCTACAGTGCCGCTCATCCACAGCCCTACCATGAATGTTGGCCCTGGAGGCGGCCCGGCAACGCGGCTTCTTGCGGACACACTGAGCTGCTTCAAcaggggcggtggtggcggcggggctCGACGACCCCCCGCAGCGAGAGCGCACGACGAGTATGTGGAAGGTTCGTCCGGTGTAGCCGCGCCCAACGAagaggacggcgacgctATCGGCACGCAGACGCTCCCAGCCCCGCGCCGATGGGTGCGAGACGCCGACGAACTTTGCGTCGCCTCCATCCACCGCAGCAACAACATCAATCGCATCAACTCTTACGTAGCCACGTACAAGCTCGGCGACCCGCAGTGGCGTCCACTTTTGCTGCCGGAGGTGCACGTGCTGCCCAAGGCGCGCAGTGCACGCACCGACACACCGAAGACGGCAGACGCACAAGAGCAGCAGAGGGCGACGGGCCACTCCTGTCGTCTCTCGTCCTCGACGGCATCGAGTACGGCGGAGGGATACGACGTCTTCATCGACTACAACAAACTGACGACGCTGGAGCTCATGTCGCGGCACGCCAACTACGCGCTTCGCCACCTCGTCCAGAAGGGTCATGCCATGTATCTCGTGACCTTTGCCCAGCACTCGGTGGTTCAGATGCGCGGCTTGGTGGAGGCGTCCTACATAAGCTGTGCGTACGGCATTCgtggggagcggctgcgcacgcacatcatCCATACCGGCCCCGTTGACGTGCGCGAGGTCCTGGAGATAGACCCCGTGACGCTGCGCGTGTCCTTCGACTTACAAAAGCAGCACGTGCGCCGCGGTGTGGTGGCCATGTCCACTGTGGAGGGCTATGGAACCTGGTTCCAGCGCAAGCCGATGCTCTGgcaacgcacacgccgcatcGGGGCTCTGCAGAGTCAGATGGGCTCCTACGACTACCAGCtgtgcgacagcgccgagGTGGGGCGGCTGCGTCCGTACGAGGTCTCGCTGCTCGCACCGCACGTGCGCCTGATCGGCGTCCAGGGTGGGGCCGACGCTGTCGCCctcatcgcctcctcgcagGTTGCCCAGAATGAGCGGCTTTACATGGGGCAGTTCGAGGCACCGGTGCTCACAGCCGTGGACGCCGTGCATCAGCTCATCCATCGCACCGCATTGCACCATCAACTGCTGCGGCCTGCACTGACGGAGGAAGCcggtggcgacgctgcggtgccggcggcggcggcagcggagttgGAGGACCCGCGGCTACAGGAGTTGCGCCGGCTCGCCGGGATGGAGCGCTTCCTCCCGGTCAGCTGGGTGACCCGCACCCCGCCACCGTACGTGCCGCTCGAGTCGGACCTTCCTTTCCGCATTCAGCTCTCCCGCCCCGCGGTGATCCGCACGGatgcgcgcagcacgcagaCCGGCGGCACGGCGGACAGCAACGCGGCCATTGTCTTTCCCACCGGCGGCTCCGTCGGCTCGCCGTTTGTGAGGGGTGTGCCACTGAGCCTCTTCGAGTACAACGTCCACCAGGGCGTCGACCACTACATCTTCGACGACGCCCCcagcgcgcggccgctcAAGTGGTGGAACCAAAAGTCAAACATGCCGTACAGCGGCTACGTGTACGGCATGCGGAGCGGTGTGCTGGACCATGTCGAGCCGGCGGAGAAAATACCGAACCCACTCGCACCgccagccacggcagcggcgtcggcgacacCTGCGACGTCACAGCGCCGGCGCAAGAGGCGCGTTGCACGTGCACGGCGGCATACCTCTTCGGCGGGCAGTACGGCGGGGGCGGCAAGTGAGGCCCAGCTCTCTGCGATAGACATGGGGGCAGGCGCGGTGGAGCTGGCAGCCccgagctcctcctcctcttcaacGCGTGCAGGCGACGCTGAGGACGATAGGCCGTTAAACCTGGCGGCGGAGGAACTAGCTGCCGGCGAGGAAGAGCTTACCGGGTATGAGGGCGACAGTCGACGAGAGGCGGCCTTGGCTTGGGCTGAAGATGACATGGACGTTTCCGTGGAAGATcggccaccgctgcacacgctTGTGGCGCCTACGCCGGCTGCCCGGCGACGTCTGCGGCGTTATGCGAAggcgtcgtcatcgccggcaggcgctggtgctgcgccctCTTCATCTGGAACATTGGACAGTCGAGCAGATATGCTGCTTCGGCGGCagatgcggctgcggctaatgcgacggcggcgaaaCGCGCAAggagcgtcgccgctgccgcccgagGACGGTGCGCGTCCCCCTGACGCCACCTCTGACGAGAAGGCTCTGTagggcacgtgtgtgcgtgttgccACAGCATATCTTTGGCACTCTTGCCTTTCTCCGCGTCTGGCCGCCTGtctatctgtgtgtgtgtgtaagcaCCTAAAGCCGTGGACGACACGAAGCCCCTTGAAGTGACagtcctcccctccctcgcctaTGCCCAagttgcgcgtgtgcatgggTTGGTATCCGAATATGCGCATCACTCGACGCTTGATGTGTCGCAGAGAGGCGCGGTGCAGTAGACGGCAGGCGGTATTAGCGGGACAAGAAGCGGGTAGGGGGGCGGGTCCAGGATGCCCGCGCACGACGAAGTGCTCCATCACTCCTCCCCACTCCGCCCGCCCGCACAGGTCTTCTCTTTTTCGCTTGGTAGAGAACGTCCGcttcgccctccctcctccccctcctcctctccctccattTGCGCCGAAggggcgcacgcacgcacaccccacacacacacgcgcacaaacgTCGACTCCTCACGCGCTGCTTTATCTTCTACACCGgcacctctcctccctcccccctcccagcTTACGTCtgaagcacacgcacacacgctaaCCGAACCCCCATCCCCATCATGTCGTACTGCAAGATCGAGGCCCCGTACCCGACGGCAGAGGCCGGGGAGAAGCGGGTCATCTTCGCCCTTGACCACAAGGGCGAtgaggcggagcaggagcagtACATGCTGCAGCTTATCCCTGGCCGTGTGTTGGAGCTGTCGCGCGAAGACGCCGCGAATCATCAGgcgctcggcggcagcatTGAGCAGCACAGCGTAGAGGGTTGGGGCGCCACGTTCTTCCACGTGAAGCTGGAGAAACAGGCCGCCTCCACCCTCATGCACGTCCACGATGAGGACCACGGCGAGAAGGTTCGCAAGTTCGTCGCCATGTCCACCGCACCCATGTTCCCGTACAGGAGCCGCTACCCGGTCGTGGTGTATCTGCCCAAagacgcggagctgcgctACGGCGTCTGGTGCGGAGGCCGGCAGATGCAGGCAGCCACAGAGTAAGACATCCAATTTCGAGCTCGCCCGCTCGTTGTGCTTTCTCACCTTAGCGGTCGCCCGCTGGGCTTCATTGTTCATCACCCTcatcctcttcccttttccctttACGTGTCGCTCCACCGGCGTCTCTGTACTTCTGTGCCACTGGACAGGGCACCCCTCTCGCCTCTTCTCAttctccacacacacctcccctcc
This window encodes:
- a CDS encoding ribonucleoprotein p18, mitochondrial precursor,putative, which encodes MRRLSSQLMCTAAAARFASAGGAKKYDLFGYEVDTNTAPWIEKVRNCRYYDEAGEVLVNMNVKNCPPDLETYNATLQRIYEAPSKQEKPVENESKFCAMMDLMEEMQHRNKVKPNEESWTWVLKECVQSGQFRLGYCVAKLMEAEFKCVPADLVQQNEANASKAMADGKEHPSTLAQQQSLLDIKIQ
- a CDS encoding putative ecotin, whose product is MSYCKIEAPYPTAEAGEKRVIFALDHKGDEAEQEQYMLQLIPGRVLELSREDAANHQALGGSIEQHSVEGWGATFFHVKLEKQAASTLMHVHDEDHGEKVRKFVAMSTAPMFPYRSRYPVVVYLPKDAELRYGVWCGGRQMQAATE